A DNA window from Leptolyngbya sp. KIOST-1 contains the following coding sequences:
- a CDS encoding class II glutamine amidotransferase produces MCQLLGMNCNVPTDICFSFEGFCARGGKTDDHKDGWGIAFFEGLGCRVFLDDSPSSTSPVATLVRQYPIKSMNVIAHIRKATVGPVGLENCHPFKRELWGRYWVFAHNGDVPTLEADPEGIYRPVGQTDSERAFCLMLNTIRQRFPDRKPPIADLYAVLREVTADIAQHGIFNYLLSDGEHFFAHCSTKLCYLVRQAPFAAAHLIDEDLTVDFQELTTPSDRVAVIATTSLTDNEAWTPIQPGELLVFQDGAPLLSLA; encoded by the coding sequence ATGTGTCAACTTCTGGGGATGAACTGCAATGTGCCGACGGATATTTGCTTCTCCTTTGAGGGCTTCTGCGCCCGGGGTGGCAAAACCGACGACCACAAAGACGGCTGGGGCATTGCCTTTTTTGAAGGTCTAGGCTGCCGGGTCTTCCTCGACGACAGCCCCTCCAGCACCTCCCCGGTGGCGACCCTGGTGCGCCAGTACCCAATCAAATCCATGAACGTAATTGCCCACATTCGCAAGGCCACCGTGGGGCCGGTGGGCCTGGAAAACTGCCACCCCTTCAAGCGCGAGCTGTGGGGCCGCTACTGGGTGTTTGCCCACAACGGCGACGTGCCCACCCTGGAGGCCGACCCCGAGGGCATCTACCGCCCGGTGGGTCAGACCGACAGCGAACGAGCCTTTTGCCTGATGCTCAACACCATTCGCCAGCGCTTCCCCGATCGCAAGCCTCCCATCGCCGACCTCTATGCGGTGTTGCGAGAGGTCACCGCCGACATTGCCCAGCACGGTATCTTTAACTACCTGCTGTCAGATGGCGAGCACTTTTTTGCCCACTGCTCCACCAAGCTCTGCTACCTGGTGCGCCAGGCCCCCTTTGCCGCCGCCCACCTGATCGACGAAGACCTGACGGTGGATTTTCAGGAACTGACTACGCCGAGCGATCGCGTCGCCGTGATCGCCACCACCTCCCTCACCGACAACGAAGCCTGGACACCCATTCAGCCCGGTGAACTGCTGGTGTTTCAGGATGGTGCGCCGCTGCTTTCCCTGGCATGA
- the ssuD gene encoding FMNH2-dependent alkanesulfonate monooxygenase encodes MSLDIHWFIPTHGDGRYLGTAHGGRAITADYLRQLAGAIDQLGYAGALLPTGKSCEDAWITAASLIAVTRRMKFLVAIRPGISSPGMAARMAATFDRISNGRLLVNVVTGGDPTELAGDGLHLDKQERYELTDEFLEVWRGVMQRQVVDFEGQHLTVKGAKLLFPPVQDPYPPLYFGGSSPIAKEIAAKHVDLYLTWGEPPAQVAEKIAEVRQLAEAQGRTLRFGIRLHVIVRETTAQAWDAANDLIRYLDDDTIAAAQAALATADSEGQRRMVALHGGRRDSLEISPNLWAGVGLVRGGAGTALVGDPDTVAQRMQEYIDLGIDTFIFSGYPHLEEAYRFAELVFPKLPLENLPTVAPSRYVSPIGEIIANEKVPAPAS; translated from the coding sequence ATGAGCTTAGACATCCACTGGTTTATTCCTACCCACGGCGATGGCCGCTACCTGGGCACCGCCCACGGCGGTCGCGCTATTACCGCTGACTACCTGCGGCAGTTGGCCGGGGCCATTGACCAACTGGGCTATGCCGGGGCGCTGCTGCCCACGGGCAAATCCTGCGAAGACGCCTGGATCACCGCCGCCTCGCTGATTGCCGTCACCCGGCGGATGAAGTTCCTGGTGGCGATTCGCCCCGGCATTTCGTCGCCGGGGATGGCGGCCCGGATGGCCGCCACCTTCGATCGCATCTCCAATGGCCGCCTGCTGGTCAACGTCGTCACCGGGGGCGACCCCACCGAACTCGCTGGTGACGGTCTGCACCTCGACAAGCAAGAACGCTACGAACTCACCGACGAATTCCTGGAAGTCTGGCGCGGCGTCATGCAGCGGCAGGTGGTGGATTTTGAGGGCCAGCACCTGACGGTGAAAGGCGCAAAGCTGCTGTTCCCCCCCGTGCAAGACCCCTACCCGCCCCTGTACTTTGGCGGTTCCTCCCCCATCGCCAAAGAGATCGCCGCCAAACACGTAGACCTGTACCTCACCTGGGGCGAACCCCCCGCCCAGGTAGCCGAGAAAATTGCCGAAGTGCGCCAGCTTGCTGAAGCCCAGGGACGCACCCTGCGCTTCGGTATTCGCCTCCACGTCATCGTGCGCGAAACCACCGCCCAGGCCTGGGACGCCGCCAATGACCTGATCCGCTACCTGGATGACGACACCATCGCCGCCGCCCAGGCCGCCCTGGCCACCGCCGACTCTGAAGGCCAGCGCCGCATGGTCGCTCTCCACGGCGGCCGCCGCGACAGCCTCGAAATTAGCCCCAACCTGTGGGCCGGGGTCGGCCTGGTGCGCGGCGGGGCCGGTACCGCCCTGGTCGGCGACCCCGACACCGTCGCCCAGCGCATGCAGGAATACATCGACCTCGGCATCGACACCTTTATCTTCTCCGGCTATCCCCACCTCGAAGAAGCCTACCGCTTCGCCGAGCTGGTCTTTCCCAAACTACCTCTGGAGAACCTGCCGACGGTAGCCCCCAGCCGCTACGTCAGCCCGATCGGCGAGATTATCGCCAACGAGAAGGTTCCTGCTCCGGCGAGTTAG
- a CDS encoding DUF2442 domain-containing protein, with translation MTTLTLETEPLALQVSVTDENLMVDLVDGRSLIVPLSWYPRLLQASQEERQNWQLLGDGYAIEWVDLDEYIGVEGLLAGRKSGESRHSFERWLAGRSASSHNE, from the coding sequence ATGACTACTTTGACACTTGAAACAGAACCCCTGGCATTGCAAGTCAGCGTGACCGATGAGAATTTAATGGTTGACTTGGTCGATGGACGCAGTTTAATAGTTCCCTTGTCTTGGTATCCGCGCCTACTGCAAGCATCCCAGGAGGAGAGACAAAACTGGCAACTTCTAGGAGATGGGTATGCAATTGAGTGGGTTGATTTAGACGAATATATCGGTGTTGAAGGTCTGCTAGCGGGTAGAAAAAGTGGTGAAAGCCGTCATTCTTTTGAGCGTTGGCTTGCAGGGCGAAGTGCCTCTTCACATAATGAGTAA
- a CDS encoding sulfonate ABC transporter substrate-binding protein: MASKPNRSMAWGMTRRQSLKSLGGLFATGFGLSLAATACSTDPTTSVEPEPAAAQAKARVLRIGHQKFDPFILIKARGGLEERLKAFGTRIEWTEFQSGPPMLEALNVGSIDLARTGDAPPIFAQAADTPFLYVGSGAPRPSSSGILVKEGSELRSLADLKGKKVGFQRGSSAHFLVVQALKESGLTPSDIQPENLSPADARAAFEQDNIDAWAIWDPFYAAAEKQVGARALTTGEGLAPNREFFLAHKTFAADNEALLLALLEETAEVARWADDNPDEVVEVLAPVTGIEPDILETVTRRRSWTFDAVQPDAIAEQQRIADAFYELDLIPKSVQVLDVIWRPT, from the coding sequence ATGGCATCCAAACCCAATCGTTCTATGGCCTGGGGCATGACCCGGCGACAGTCGCTCAAGTCCTTGGGCGGGTTGTTTGCCACTGGGTTCGGCCTCAGTTTGGCGGCTACGGCGTGCAGCACCGACCCCACCACCAGCGTCGAGCCCGAACCCGCCGCTGCCCAGGCCAAGGCCAGGGTGCTGCGCATCGGCCACCAAAAGTTCGACCCGTTCATTTTGATCAAGGCGCGGGGCGGGCTGGAGGAGCGGCTTAAGGCCTTTGGCACCCGCATCGAGTGGACCGAGTTTCAGTCGGGGCCGCCGATGCTGGAGGCGTTGAACGTGGGCAGCATCGACCTGGCCCGCACTGGCGATGCCCCGCCGATCTTTGCCCAGGCGGCGGATACGCCCTTTCTCTATGTGGGCAGCGGCGCACCCCGGCCCAGCAGCTCCGGCATTCTGGTCAAGGAGGGTTCAGAGCTGCGATCGCTCGCCGACCTCAAAGGCAAAAAAGTCGGCTTCCAGCGCGGTTCCAGTGCCCACTTCCTGGTGGTGCAGGCCCTCAAGGAATCCGGGCTAACCCCCAGCGATATCCAGCCCGAGAACCTCTCCCCCGCCGATGCCCGCGCCGCCTTCGAGCAGGACAACATCGACGCCTGGGCGATCTGGGACCCCTTCTACGCCGCCGCCGAAAAGCAGGTTGGGGCACGCGCCCTGACCACAGGCGAAGGATTGGCCCCCAACCGGGAGTTCTTCCTGGCTCACAAAACCTTCGCGGCGGACAACGAGGCCCTGCTGCTGGCCCTGCTGGAAGAAACTGCCGAAGTAGCCCGCTGGGCCGACGACAACCCCGACGAGGTGGTTGAGGTGCTGGCCCCCGTGACGGGCATCGAGCCCGACATTCTAGAGACCGTCACCCGCCGCCGCAGCTGGACCTTTGATGCGGTGCAGCCCGATGCGATCGCCGAACAGCAGCGCATCGCCGACGCCTTCTACGAACTGGATCTAATTCCCAAATCCGTCCAGGTCCTCGACGTCATCTGGCGACCCACCTAA
- a CDS encoding DUF4160 domain-containing protein, translating into MPTVLQVGPYSFIFFSSDRGEPAHIHVKRDRQLAKFWLDSVSLAKNRGFKDHELSDISRLVEEHKQTLLEAWHDYFDT; encoded by the coding sequence ATGCCTACAGTTCTTCAGGTTGGCCCCTACAGTTTCATTTTTTTCAGCTCTGACAGAGGCGAACCCGCTCACATCCATGTAAAGCGCGATCGCCAGCTAGCTAAATTTTGGCTCGATTCTGTTTCCTTGGCAAAGAACCGGGGTTTCAAAGATCACGAATTGAGCGATATTTCTCGATTGGTGGAGGAGCATAAACAAACATTGTTGGAGGCTTGGCATGACTACTTTGACACTTGA
- a CDS encoding sulfonate ABC transporter substrate-binding protein, with the protein MSPTHPTPSRRRFLRQSSLFLGGVALAGTVNACSTESTPQATAPATTAAAPATASAGGSKAIRVGYQKSSTILNLLKNQKRLEDRFKGESVNISFNEFAAGPQMLEALNVGSIDLAYTGETPPVFAQAADAPLLYIAWEDVGPLAEALLVQQDSPIQSVAELKGKKVALNKGSNVHYLLVKALEEAGLQYSDIETAYLPPGDARPAFEQKNVDAWVIWDPFQAAAEKQLGARILRDGKGIVQNRGFYLATKSFVEGNPDLVTGLLEELEAVSTFAKDNPPEVSKFLSNELGIPTDVLDLVETRRGYGIQPITPEVVAYQQDVADVFYNLQLIPKQIDVSTVIWTK; encoded by the coding sequence ATGTCACCCACCCACCCCACCCCCTCCCGCCGCCGCTTCCTCCGCCAGAGCAGCCTCTTTCTCGGCGGCGTTGCCCTGGCGGGCACCGTCAACGCCTGTAGCACCGAGTCCACCCCCCAGGCCACTGCACCCGCCACCACCGCCGCCGCCCCGGCCACCGCATCGGCGGGGGGCAGCAAAGCCATCCGCGTCGGCTACCAAAAATCCTCCACCATTCTCAACCTGCTGAAAAACCAGAAGCGCCTGGAGGACCGCTTCAAGGGCGAGTCCGTCAATATCAGCTTCAACGAGTTTGCCGCTGGCCCCCAAATGTTGGAGGCGCTCAACGTCGGCAGCATCGACCTGGCCTACACGGGCGAAACACCCCCCGTCTTTGCCCAGGCCGCCGATGCCCCCCTGCTCTACATCGCCTGGGAAGATGTCGGCCCCCTGGCGGAGGCCCTGCTAGTGCAGCAGGACTCGCCCATCCAGAGCGTGGCCGAGCTAAAGGGCAAAAAAGTGGCCCTCAACAAGGGTTCCAACGTTCACTACCTGCTGGTCAAAGCGCTAGAAGAGGCGGGCCTCCAGTACAGCGACATTGAAACCGCCTACCTGCCCCCCGGCGATGCCCGCCCCGCCTTCGAGCAAAAGAACGTGGATGCCTGGGTGATCTGGGATCCCTTCCAGGCGGCAGCGGAGAAGCAGCTGGGGGCGAGAATTCTGCGCGACGGCAAGGGCATTGTGCAAAATCGCGGCTTCTACCTGGCCACCAAATCCTTTGTGGAGGGCAACCCAGACCTGGTAACTGGGCTGCTGGAGGAGCTGGAAGCCGTCAGCACCTTCGCCAAAGACAATCCCCCAGAGGTGTCGAAGTTTCTCTCCAACGAGCTGGGCATTCCCACCGATGTGCTGGATCTGGTTGAAACCCGCCGGGGTTACGGCATTCAGCCCATCACCCCAGAGGTGGTCGCCTACCAGCAGGACGTGGCCGATGTGTTCTACAACCTCCAGCTCATTCCCAAACAAATTGACGTGTCTACGGTGATCTGGACGAAGTAG